A stretch of the Rhinoderma darwinii isolate aRhiDar2 chromosome 3, aRhiDar2.hap1, whole genome shotgun sequence genome encodes the following:
- the LOC142750627 gene encoding LOW QUALITY PROTEIN: olfactory receptor 5P56-like (The sequence of the model RefSeq protein was modified relative to this genomic sequence to represent the inferred CDS: substituted 2 bases at 2 genomic stop codons) — MEGKNVTFISDVILLGFQNLQNFKFLFFSICFVIYLATVSGNLLIIILVVSSKNLHSPMYFFLTQFSLSDLLLSTDITPQVLSVVLNGLSTISFTSCISEFYFFAVSECSECLLLIVMSYDRFSAICNPLYYNSVMNSTFCVKLVVISCLLKGIFLVILVDTMAIGFLHFCGPNVIDHFFCDYPPILELSCSDVTLVQMEVLFLSFPVLVLPFGIIMVSYVYIIKXILKMXSIIGSHKAFSTCSSHLITVSLFHSTLFCIYVLPSGQLLTISKNLSLFYTIGTPLINPIIYSLRNKDIKEAFRKIIKNFRIGNNMDLNASDKAISTVVSR, encoded by the exons ATGGAGGGGAAGAATGTTACTTTCATCTCGGATGTCATCCTTCTGGGTTTCCAAAATCTCCAAAATTTTAAattcttatttttttcaatttgctTCGTGATTTATTTGGCAACTGTGAGTGGAAATCTCCTGATCATCATCCTGGTGGTCTCTAGCAAGAACCTTCATTCTCCAATGTACTTCTTCCTCACACAATTCTCCTTATCTGACCTCCTGCTGAGTACAGACATTACCCCTCAAGTGCTTTCTGTAGTTCTGAACGGATTGAGCACAATTTCTTTTACAAGCTGCATCTCCGAATTTTACTTTTTTGCAGTTTCTGAATGTTCAGAGTGTCTTCTTCTCATCGTGATGTCTTATGACCGATTTTCGGCAATTTGCAACCCATTGTATTATAACAGTGTAATGAACAGCACATTTTGTGTAAAGTTGGTTGTCATCTCTtgtctcttaaagggaat cttctTAGTCATATTGGTTGATACAATGGCAATAGGTTTTCTACATTTTTGTGGACCCAACGTGATTGACCATTTCTTTTGTGATTATCCGCCTATATTAGAGCTCTCCTGCTCAGATGTCACTTTAGTCCAGATGGAAGTTCTGTTCTTGAGTTTTCCGGTTCTCGTTCTTCCATTTGGAATAATTATGGTGTCCTATgtttatattataaaataaatcttAAAAATGTGATCAATCATTGGAAGCCataaagccttctccacctgtagctctCATCTCATTACAGTGTCTCTCTTTCATTCAACTTTGTTTTGCATTTATGTCCTCCCATCTGGACAGTTGTTGACCATAAGCAAAAACTTATCTTTGTTTTATACAATAGGAACCCCACTGATAAACCCAATTATATACAGTTTGAGGAACAAAGACATAAAAGAagcatttagaaaaattatcaagaACT TTAGAATCGGTAACAACATGGACCTAAATGCCTCAGATAAAGCTATCAGCACTGTGGTTTCACGCTAG